The following are encoded together in the Robertmurraya sp. FSL R5-0851 genome:
- a CDS encoding Mu transposase C-terminal domain-containing protein: MQNEQLPLTAYSEEQRQAAVEKYKIISPYLINEKTLTVITEETGIAKRTLQYWIRDYKQLGLKGLIRKTRSDDGKIHLEPEIVVLVEQLILKNKRNSLTSIHRMICEQCQKKGWQEPSYYQVYKISQSLSPSLKKLAHDGQKAYNNQYDLIHRREANYPNEIWQADHTPLDIIVLNEKGKPERPWLTIILDDYSRAVAGYYLSFENPSAIHTSLVLHQAIWRKSNPDWQICGIPEKFYTDHGSDFTSNHMEQVAIDLKINLVFSAVGVPRGRGKIERFFLTINQLFLQDLPGYLGNQTSTSLLTIKELDERLQNFIISNYHHRIHGTTKKEPIHAWNNSGFLPNMPESLESLDLLLLNVAKPRKVHSDGIHFQGLRYIDTNLAAYVGESVIIRYDPRDIAEIRVFYQDKYLCTAIAPEISDYTVDLKDIVSARSKIRKNLKKQLDSGKTVAEEIALSKQKDLEEKPNKSNSKKSKLKRYFNE, translated from the coding sequence ATGCAAAATGAACAGCTTCCATTAACAGCTTATTCGGAAGAACAACGGCAAGCAGCAGTAGAAAAGTATAAAATTATCTCACCCTATCTTATCAATGAAAAAACATTAACTGTCATTACAGAGGAAACCGGCATTGCAAAAAGAACGCTACAATACTGGATTCGGGACTATAAACAATTGGGCTTAAAAGGTTTAATTCGAAAAACAAGAAGCGACGATGGCAAAATACATTTGGAGCCAGAAATTGTCGTGTTAGTTGAACAATTGATATTGAAGAACAAAAGGAATTCATTAACGTCAATTCATCGAATGATCTGTGAGCAATGTCAGAAAAAAGGCTGGCAAGAACCAAGTTATTATCAAGTATATAAGATATCACAGTCCCTTTCGCCAAGCTTAAAGAAGTTAGCGCATGACGGTCAAAAAGCATACAACAATCAATATGATTTAATTCATCGAAGAGAAGCAAACTACCCCAACGAAATTTGGCAAGCTGACCATACCCCTTTAGACATTATAGTTTTAAATGAAAAAGGAAAACCAGAAAGACCTTGGCTAACAATCATTTTAGATGATTATAGCCGAGCAGTCGCTGGGTATTACTTATCTTTTGAAAACCCCTCTGCTATACATACATCTTTGGTATTACACCAAGCAATATGGAGAAAAAGTAATCCTGATTGGCAAATATGCGGTATCCCAGAGAAATTTTATACAGATCATGGAAGCGATTTTACATCCAACCATATGGAACAAGTAGCAATTGATTTAAAAATTAATCTAGTCTTTTCTGCAGTCGGTGTTCCAAGAGGGCGTGGGAAAATAGAGAGATTTTTTTTAACCATTAATCAATTATTTCTACAAGATTTACCCGGTTATTTGGGAAATCAGACTAGCACTTCACTTCTTACCATTAAAGAACTAGATGAAAGATTACAAAATTTCATTATAAGTAACTATCACCATAGGATTCATGGCACAACAAAAAAAGAGCCTATACATGCATGGAATAATTCCGGATTCCTCCCCAATATGCCCGAAAGTTTAGAAAGTCTTGATTTATTATTGTTAAACGTAGCAAAACCAAGGAAGGTGCATTCTGATGGGATTCACTTCCAGGGACTAAGATATATTGATACAAACCTTGCTGCATACGTTGGTGAATCAGTCATTATTCGTTACGATCCAAGGGATATTGCAGAGATTCGAGTGTTCTATCAAGATAAATACTTATGTACGGCTATTGCTCCTGAAATCTCCGATTATACAGTAGATTTAAAGGATATTGTTTCAGCACGAAGTAAAATAAGGAAGAATCTAAAGAAACAACTTGATTCTGGAAAAACTGTTGCAGAAGAAATTGCCTTGTCTAAGCAAAAGGATTTGGAGGAAAAGCCTAATAAATCTAATTCCAAAAAGTCAAAACTTAAGAGGTATTTCAATGAATAA
- a CDS encoding recombinase family protein, with amino-acid sequence MLIGYARVSTGLQNLDLQSDALTQHGCTKIFHDKMSGTKRQRPGLEEVLKYARKGDTIVVWRLDRLGRNMQDLIQIVNSLNEREIGFHSLQENITMDKSNATGQLMFHLFAAFAEFERNLIEERSAAGRAAAKARGRLGGRPEKYGAKDIEMMKALIESGTPIKDVAEKWGVSRTTIYRYLERQ; translated from the coding sequence GTGTTAATTGGATATGCACGTGTGTCAACAGGATTACAAAATTTGGATTTACAATCAGATGCTTTAACGCAACATGGTTGTACAAAAATTTTTCACGATAAAATGAGTGGAACAAAAAGACAACGCCCCGGTTTAGAAGAAGTTCTTAAGTATGCACGTAAAGGGGATACAATTGTCGTTTGGCGATTGGATCGACTAGGACGCAACATGCAAGATTTGATTCAAATTGTGAACAGCTTAAATGAACGGGAGATTGGCTTTCATAGTCTGCAAGAAAACATAACAATGGACAAAAGCAATGCTACGGGGCAATTAATGTTTCATTTGTTCGCAGCATTTGCAGAATTTGAACGTAATTTGATCGAAGAGCGCTCTGCTGCGGGACGAGCAGCTGCCAAAGCACGCGGGCGTCTAGGTGGACGCCCTGAAAAGTATGGAGCTAAAGATATTGAAATGATGAAGGCTTTAATTGAAAGTGGCACCCCGATTAAAGATGTTGCGGAAAAGTGGGGTGTGTCTCGCACAACGATTTATCGCTATTTGGAACGACAATAA
- a CDS encoding AAA family ATPase: protein MNKTQKFIETKEYKRFAEFCDACIKYKYIGICYGLPGVGKTLSSRYYSNWDSIEKQIAYKTAKEIGVDANEEILEAKTIFYTAPAVRATKMTEQINLIQGRMNMARTMYKVITLGEEEKYSTNDYEDIDLIIVDEIDRLKMQNLEQLRDIYDRNDIAMILIGMPGIEKRLARYPQLYSRIGFAHEFDKLSKDETHHILEYKWGELGLSIKLEDFSDYEAITSIIKITGGNFRLIQRLFTQIERILEINKLETITTEVVEAARDSLVIGVK from the coding sequence ATGAATAAAACACAAAAGTTTATTGAAACAAAAGAATATAAAAGGTTTGCCGAGTTCTGTGACGCTTGTATAAAATACAAGTACATAGGCATTTGTTATGGATTACCCGGTGTTGGAAAAACATTGTCCTCAAGGTATTATTCAAATTGGGATTCCATCGAAAAACAAATAGCTTATAAAACCGCAAAAGAAATTGGCGTAGACGCAAATGAAGAAATACTTGAAGCCAAAACAATCTTTTATACAGCCCCAGCAGTGCGAGCGACCAAAATGACTGAACAGATTAATCTTATTCAGGGTAGAATGAATATGGCAAGAACTATGTACAAAGTAATCACTTTGGGAGAAGAAGAAAAGTATTCCACTAATGATTATGAAGACATTGACTTGATTATTGTTGATGAAATTGACCGTTTAAAAATGCAAAATTTAGAACAACTTAGGGATATTTATGATAGGAATGATATAGCAATGATACTAATTGGGATGCCCGGCATTGAAAAACGACTAGCTCGGTACCCCCAACTTTACTCTAGAATTGGATTCGCTCATGAATTTGATAAACTTAGTAAAGATGAAACCCATCATATCTTGGAATATAAATGGGGAGAGTTAGGACTTTCAATAAAACTTGAAGACTTTTCCGATTATGAAGCAATAACCAGTATAATAAAAATTACCGGCGGGAACTTCAGGCTCATACAGAGACTGTTCACTCAGATTGAAAGAATACTTGAAATTAATAAGCTTGAAACAATAACAACAGAAGTTGTTGAAGCCGCACGGGATAGCTTGGTAATCGGGGTCAAGTAA
- a CDS encoding ABC transporter permease has protein sequence MGVLMDIKTLWGLRVQEFYRKMFRYYSIIGANVVYFFLIISSIFIYYFNLFLQWIPPQISVEVILSLFVTFILMQTKVRTFIKRADIVFLLPLEWKLKSYFIKSLVYSFVIDFIKSLSLITILLSLFLHKTNISLPVFFLIVGIVSYNILMKWTEQWLKNHVQFVLHRLNRFFSIYLMCYFLFKNDWVFELVLMSINFVYLIYFIGKKTLVLH, from the coding sequence ATGGGTGTATTAATGGATATAAAAACATTATGGGGGTTAAGGGTTCAGGAATTTTATAGAAAGATGTTCAGATACTATTCAATAATTGGTGCGAATGTTGTTTATTTTTTTCTGATTATTAGTAGTATCTTTATTTATTATTTTAATTTATTTCTTCAGTGGATACCTCCTCAAATATCTGTTGAAGTAATCTTATCACTATTTGTAACCTTCATTTTAATGCAGACAAAAGTTCGTACATTTATTAAAAGGGCAGATATAGTCTTTTTGTTGCCATTAGAATGGAAATTAAAGTCGTATTTTATTAAATCACTTGTATATAGTTTTGTTATTGATTTTATTAAATCGCTTAGTTTGATTACCATTTTATTATCCCTATTTTTACACAAAACTAATATAAGTCTTCCAGTCTTCTTTTTAATAGTGGGGATTGTTTCTTATAACATTTTAATGAAGTGGACTGAACAATGGTTAAAGAACCATGTACAATTTGTGTTACATAGGTTAAATAGGTTTTTTTCAATATATTTAATGTGTTACTTTTTGTTTAAAAATGACTGGGTTTTTGAGCTTGTTTTAATGAGTATAAATTTCGTCTATTTAATTTATTTTATAGGAAAAAAAACACTAGTGTTGCACTAA